GATGGCAGGATAGGTGTTGCCGTTTGACAGGCTTACTTTAGAATCGGTGCCCATGAGGGTGTTGACCCATTCCACCGGTTCAGCCACTTTGTATACTGTCTGGCTTTGTGCGCCATGCAGGCATAATAAAGCAGCTGCCAGCATTCCAACTTTTTTCATGTTGTAGTGTTGTTTCTTGGTAATTCGGTACCAGCGGCAAAGGCGCAGGGAGGATGATCAGGCAGGGGCCCAAATTTCCCCACTTTCACCGGCCGGTATTTCATTACGTGCAATTATTAGAAAAATCGATTTAGCATCAATACAGAAAAAAAAGATTCATCGAATCCTCTTCCTGTTTCCGGAGTTTTTAAACTCCTTTATTTCTCCGGAAACAGTTTTTAAATGTATACATATTTTTGGATCTATCGCAGGTATTGACCATTTTTTTGCCGGAAAATGGATAAACGGTGCGGCAACACGAGGTGCGCCTACGCGGAGCCTCGCACAATAAACCGGCCCGGCAGCTCTACTGCAGGGTTTTTAATAGGCACTGGTTTTTTGCCCAGCTGCTGCATCAGCATGGCGATCGCCGTTTTAGCGATGCCTTCTATCGGCTGCTCTATCACAGAGATGCCTGGCGGATACAGGCGGAAGATATCATGGTCATCGAAACAGATCACAGACACGTCATCGGGCATACGGAGACCGAGACGGGCAATAGCTTCCAGACCGAGGATACCCAGGTAATTGGTAGCAAAAAATATGGCTTCTATATCAGGATTGTTGCCGATGAACTCCTGCATCTCCCGGAGAGCATCTTCCCGGAGCTTGTGGTATTTCAGGTGCAGCACATGTTTCTTACGCAGGGGAAGCTTGTGTTCTTTCAGCGCAGTCACATAGCCGCGCAGACGCTCTTCCAGCTGGATCAGCTTCACGTCCACCGTCACAAAGGCGATACGGGTAAAACCCTTTTCTATCAGGTGTTTCATGCCCTGCTGCACGCCACCGAAATTATCGATCAGCACATAAGGCGCCTTGATAGAAGGAAAATAGCTGTCCATCAGCACTACCGGCTTATGATGCTGTACCAGCTGCTGTATCTCCTTTTCCATACCGGGCGCAGGGGTGATCAGGTAGCCGTCCACCATCTGGCGGCCCAGCATCCGTATCAGTTCACCTCCTTTCTGGGCATTGTTTTCCGTGCTGCAATACACCACATTATAGCCCATCAGCTCCGCTTCCGTTTCGATTGTTTTGGCAAGACTGGCAAAGAAACTGCCGGAAATGGTTTCCACGATCAGGCCCAGCGTTTTGGACTGGCCGGTACGCAGGTTGACCGCCACCCGGTGGGGCTCGTAACCGGACTTCTCCACTACCTGTATGATTTTGGCCGCGACTTCATCGCGTATCCGCATCTGTTTCCCTTTACCGTTGAGTACAAACGATACAGTAGAAGGTGCCACACCGGCCATTTTAGCGACATCCTTAAGCGTAAGTCTCTTCATTCTTGCTTGTTAGTTTGATTGGTTTGGCCATTGCACCACCGCTGATAATTACAGGTTTAGTTGCCGGGTATGCGGGAATGCACGGGGCCGGAAATTACAAAAAACTGTTAAAACAATACAAACTCTCCGTAAAATGGCTATCTTACAGCAACGCGGCCGGACATGTGGATACTATCAGCCTGTAAAATGCGTTATTGGATAAAAACAAAATAAGTACCGGCCAATCAAGCAATTACAACTGATATTGTAGCCAACTTGACATTTTTAACACGCAATATGAAGCAACTCACCCATCTTACAGACCCGGTTTACGTTAAACCCACCCGGGAGACTGTCTTTGACAGGCTTTTCAAGTCAATGATCCGTGACGAGCGCGATCTTCCCTTTGTATACCTTACACTGAAGATTACTTTCACCCTCTGGCCGCTGGCCATCCTGATGTACTGGCCGGGTGTCAACAACTGGCTTTGGTGGACCGCCGCTATTGCCTACCAGTTTTTCAATAATATCACCTTCAAAGGGCCTTTTGGCCTGATGCTGCATTGCACCAGCCACCGCGCCTTCTTTGAAAAAAAATACGGCTTCCTGAATAACTACCTCCCCTGGGTGATAGGCCCGCTGTTTGGACAAACACCGGAGTCCTACTATTCCCACCACATCGGGATGCACCACCCGGAAAACAATATGCCGGACGATGACAGCTGTACCATGATGTACCAGCGCGATTCTTTCAGGGGGTTCCTTCACTACCTCTGGTCTTTCGTGACCTTTGGTGTGTACGATACCGCCAAGTACCATATCCGCAAAAAGAGGAATAAGCTGATGGTAAAGCTGGTCCGCGGCGAACTCTTTTTCATCGGCGCCTGCGTAGGCCTCTCTTTCATCAATTTCCCGGCTACCTTCGTGGTGTTCATTCTGCCATTTGTCATCTCCCGTATCATTATGATGGTGGGCAACTGGGCGCAGCACGCGTTCATCGACGCAGAAGACCCGGACAACTGCTACAAAAACAGCATCACCTGCATCAATACCAAATACAACCATAAATGCTGGAACGATGGCTATCATATCAGCCATCATATTAAACCCAGCATGCACTGGACAGAACATCCGGTATATTTCCGTAAAACGCTGGACGAATACATCTCTAACGATGCGATCGTATTTGATGGCATTCACTTCCTGCATGTATGGTTATGGCTGATGACCAAACGCTATGACCTGCTGGCCAAACACTTCGTCAATATCGGCGACCGTTTCCAGTCAGACGCGGAAATCATCTCTTTCCTGAAACAACGTACGCTTCGTATCAATACCGTCCAGCATGCTGCCGCCGCGGCCGCTGCCTGACATAACTGAGATATCATTAAAAAGCGCTACCGGTAAACCGGTAGCGCTTTTTTTATGCCTGTAAATGACCCCTAGTTGATCCAGCCCGGGTTCTGTACCAGATTGGAATTACGTTCAATCTCACTTTGAGGGATGGCCCAGTAGTAGATATAATCTCCTTTCCAGGAATAGTTGACCACATTGCCGCCCCAGACCTGCTGAATACCGGCGCCGGCGGCAAACGTCTTTTCTCTCCATGTTTTCCAGCGCAGCTCATCGAAATAGTTGATGCCCTCATTCACAAATTCCACCCTGCGCTCGTTACGGATACGTTCACGCATCGCCGTTTGATCACCCACATAAGTCGGTTTGGTAACATCGGCACTCTGCAAAGCAGGCATGCCTACTCTTGCCCGCACCCTGTTGACCAGGTCCAGCGACTGCTGGCTAAAGCCCTGTTCATTCAGCGCTTCCGCCCACATCAGCAACACGTCCGCAAAACGGATCACCGGAAAATCAGTAGGGCCATAAGCACGGTTGATCGTTTCGGTAGCGCCTTCATATACGAACTTCCGGTGCAGGTAATAGAAATATGCTTTGGTATCAGTGGCCAGGTCCCACACAGGCGTGTTATTGGACCGGAAAGGCCACCTGGAAACATACAGCTGGTTGGCGCTGCCATTTACGCCCATGTACTCTGAATAGGGCGTAATAACGTTAGCGGTTAAACGAGGATCGCGGTTGGCGTACGCTGCCTTGATCCTGGCTTCATTGCCACCAGGCAGGTATTTGCTCATATCCAGTCCGCGGCTGCTGGCGGCGGCAATTTCAGCAGCGGTAAGCCCGTCCCTGAAGAAGTACACCTCTCTTTGTGACGCCGGCAGTGAAGTAAACCCGGGGATAACCGTGTTCCAGTCAAACTTGCTGCCATCGGCCTTCTCATACATATCTACCACTACCGGTGAAACCAGGTAGGTATTCCAGCAGGAACCAAAAGAGCTTCTGTTTCCACAGAAAAACTGCGTAGTGGAACCGTAGTTGTTCACCGCAATATTCTGGATAGAGAAAATCATTTCGTCGCTTTGCTCATTCGCTTCTTTGAAGAGCGCTTTATAATCACCCGTAAAGAGCGTGTACCCCGCTTCCTGTACTTTGGCGAAATCGGCCGCGGCAGCAGCCCAGTTGCGGGTATACAGGTATGCTTTACCTCTCAGGGCATAGGCAGCGCCTTTGGTGATATGGCCATAACTCGCATTGCCTTTTCCATATTTAAGCGGCAAATTAGGCTCGTTGATACAGTCCGTCAGATCATTTACCACTACTTTCCAAACGCTGTCTTCTGTTTCACGGCCTTTTGTCGCATCGTCCGCAGTAAATGGCGTGAGATACACCGGTACGCCATGCCACAGCTGGTTCAGACGGGAATAAAAATAAGCGCGCAGGAATTTGGACTCTGCTATGTATTTAGCCTTTTTGTCCGCTGCTGAAGGGGATTTCAACGGTATATTGAAAATAGCATTGTTAGCACGCTGAATACCGTCGTAGAACTGTTTCCAGTTGCTGCTGAACATCCCATTGCTGGGTGTGATGGTACCTACCTGTAACGCGTCCGCATCACGCACCATGCCGCCAACACCGTAACGGTCGAACTGGTATAATTCATTACCTGAAGCACTACCCTGGTCGATATTCAATCGGAGGGCAGCATATACGCCGGCCATGCCCTGATCGGTGAGATTGTCTGTGGTCCACATCTGGGCGTCACTTTCCTGCGTATAGGACACGGTGTCCAGCAGGTTTTTCTTACAGGCGGCTAATGACAGCAGTGCGGTACCGTATATTAATATTCTGAACTTTTTCATACGTTAATTTTTAGAACCTAGAATGTAACATTAAGACCCAATGCATACTGTTTCATGGTCGGATACCCTACACTGGCGCCAATTTCAGGGTCAAGGCCGGGATACCGGGTGATGGTCAGCAGGTTCTCCCCGCTTAC
The Chitinophaga varians genome window above contains:
- a CDS encoding LacI family DNA-binding transcriptional regulator, with the translated sequence MKRLTLKDVAKMAGVAPSTVSFVLNGKGKQMRIRDEVAAKIIQVVEKSGYEPHRVAVNLRTGQSKTLGLIVETISGSFFASLAKTIETEAELMGYNVVYCSTENNAQKGGELIRMLGRQMVDGYLITPAPGMEKEIQQLVQHHKPVVLMDSYFPSIKAPYVLIDNFGGVQQGMKHLIEKGFTRIAFVTVDVKLIQLEERLRGYVTALKEHKLPLRKKHVLHLKYHKLREDALREMQEFIGNNPDIEAIFFATNYLGILGLEAIARLGLRMPDDVSVICFDDHDIFRLYPPGISVIEQPIEGIAKTAIAMLMQQLGKKPVPIKNPAVELPGRFIVRGSA
- a CDS encoding RagB/SusD family nutrient uptake outer membrane protein, which codes for MKKFRILIYGTALLSLAACKKNLLDTVSYTQESDAQMWTTDNLTDQGMAGVYAALRLNIDQGSASGNELYQFDRYGVGGMVRDADALQVGTITPSNGMFSSNWKQFYDGIQRANNAIFNIPLKSPSAADKKAKYIAESKFLRAYFYSRLNQLWHGVPVYLTPFTADDATKGRETEDSVWKVVVNDLTDCINEPNLPLKYGKGNASYGHITKGAAYALRGKAYLYTRNWAAAAADFAKVQEAGYTLFTGDYKALFKEANEQSDEMIFSIQNIAVNNYGSTTQFFCGNRSSFGSCWNTYLVSPVVVDMYEKADGSKFDWNTVIPGFTSLPASQREVYFFRDGLTAAEIAAASSRGLDMSKYLPGGNEARIKAAYANRDPRLTANVITPYSEYMGVNGSANQLYVSRWPFRSNNTPVWDLATDTKAYFYYLHRKFVYEGATETINRAYGPTDFPVIRFADVLLMWAEALNEQGFSQQSLDLVNRVRARVGMPALQSADVTKPTYVGDQTAMRERIRNERRVEFVNEGINYFDELRWKTWREKTFAAGAGIQQVWGGNVVNYSWKGDYIYYWAIPQSEIERNSNLVQNPGWIN
- a CDS encoding fatty acid desaturase family protein, whose product is MKQLTHLTDPVYVKPTRETVFDRLFKSMIRDERDLPFVYLTLKITFTLWPLAILMYWPGVNNWLWWTAAIAYQFFNNITFKGPFGLMLHCTSHRAFFEKKYGFLNNYLPWVIGPLFGQTPESYYSHHIGMHHPENNMPDDDSCTMMYQRDSFRGFLHYLWSFVTFGVYDTAKYHIRKKRNKLMVKLVRGELFFIGACVGLSFINFPATFVVFILPFVISRIIMMVGNWAQHAFIDAEDPDNCYKNSITCINTKYNHKCWNDGYHISHHIKPSMHWTEHPVYFRKTLDEYISNDAIVFDGIHFLHVWLWLMTKRYDLLAKHFVNIGDRFQSDAEIISFLKQRTLRINTVQHAAAAAAA